TTGGGTTCGTCCGCTGCGAGAACGTCCGGTCCAAGCGTCGGTCCGCACTCGCCACCACCATCGCCACTTTTGCCAGGATGACTGTCGAAGATTCCAGAAAGATCCTTGCTCCTGAGTACTACCCTTCCTGGGTCGTCTTCTCTCAGCGCCAGAAGTTGAGCTCTTTCTCCCTCCTCGTCTCTCTATGTTTTCCCGTCTCTTACATAATCATATAGATACTGatatttctgtttttttctttcttttatggaTACAGTTGACTTGGCTAAATCTTCATCTTACAAAGATCTGGCcctatgttaacgaggttttattttatcttagtTACAAAGAAAAGATTacggatttattttttaatgataatgaTTTAGGATGAACTTGTCGTGTGCAGGCAGCGTCTGAGCTAATCAAGGCTTCTGTTGAGCCGGTTCTGGAACAATATAGACCGATTATATTGTCTTCGCTCAAATTTTCCAAGTTCACTCTCGGTACTGTGGCACCACAATTTACAGGTTAATTACCTTCATTCATCATCCTAtccattttttgtcttttttcttaCTTATGCTTTTGCTACGTGTTATAATGCATACACAATTCTTTGCCGTTTGTACTTACTAGTTTGATCGCTCTTGGTTAATGCAACTTGTTaacattgttttttattttatagagttCTGCCACAGTGCTCATTGTTAGAACCTTATGATTCTTCCTTACTGAGTAATCACCAAGTGTTTTATGCTTTATTCGCCCTTTGTGTGGTCCAAATGAATGAAGGTCTATTATATGGACAAGAATATAGTCTTGTGCTCTACATCGATGTTAAATACTTATCTTGAATTTCTTACCAATAGATGTTATTCTTTAGGAGTTTCTATCATTGAAAACGGAGAAGATGGTATTACCATGGAGTTGGAAATGAACTGGGATGGGAATCCAAATATGGTACTAGATATCAAGACAAGATTTGGTGTAGGACTTCCAGTGCAGGTAATGTAAAAGTTACCACCTTCTTGCATCTGCTTACTAGTGACGGATGGATTGCCTTTGAGTCTCGTAGAGCGTTTCTTGTGTTGTTGATGACTGTTATTCTTGATGTTTTTTTCTATTAAGTCTAAAGCACCACATCCTCTTCTGGGGATTGATCTCCATGTCAATGGTGTCAAGGCTTTTCTTTTCCAATTCACCTGAACAACCATTAAACCTATATTTAAGCCACTCGTCTGATAATATTTCCAAACTTGATGACGGTTGGAGGACTCAGGAAGGAAGTATTTGACAACAATTGACAAGAAGAGGGAAATGGGAGCAATGCTCAACCAAGTGTCTATTATCAAAAGTGAATAATATTTTGAACGTTACTGGTTCTAGCATCAGTTCCTCTACAATTATCTATCATAGAGGTCCCATATACTAAATAAGCTAAATACATTCTCACAGCTTACTAAGAGACAATTCAATGTATGATAAATAGACCATTTGATCAAAAATAAATAGACCATTTGATCTGTAGTTCTCTGAAAATATAATGATCTGCTTGCCTCAGTTTGTTGTAATCATTTTCTTACCTTTATTACTTCTTTGTTCATTTTATGTATTCTACATTTGAACATAGCTACTACCAGAAATCTTACTTGTTTATAGTGCAATAAACCATACTATTCAGATGGAAATTGTTTTATTATCTACTGTATCCTGTCAATCTATTTTTCTATAATGTTTTTCCTagttgttttgcatttaaatccGAAACTTCAATTTAGCCACCCATTCAAGCGAACTGCCCCTTACATGTATTCGGGTGTTTTGGTGGGTTGGgtttttggggttttttttttttggggggggggggggggggggggagttgtTGAGGAAGTACAAAAAAATCGCACCTCTATTTCATTAGAAATGTCAGCTTTTTTCTGGGACATTATCAGAAAACTCTATTGCTAACCAAATGGGTAAtcataaaaatgatatatatattttcttaaaaatgatatatatatgtttcccTTTTTCATGAATCTGCAATGAGGTTAAATGGAATGCTTGTCACTAGGGCTGGCTGCAATTGGTTTACTTGTTATGTACCCTCATGTGTATCTTATTGAGCTACCATACTGagtactttgatttttttttttctctttttaggTAAAAAATATTGGATTCACAGGGGTTTTCAGGTTGATGTTTAAGCCACTGGTTGAGGAGTTTCCGTGCTTTGGAGCTGTTTGTTGTTCTCTAAGAGAAAAGGTGTTGTATGTCCTTCTAAAGCCGTcattataagatatatatatatatttttgtaagtaagaaaataaatcaTTATAAGATACTGGAAGTATGGAGTTGATATGCTTGCATTATGCATGTCAAAGAGTGTTTGACAAAAGTGCAGATGTGATGAATGCAAGCTGATGTGTGCCTTAGCACATAAATATGCGAATCTGTTATAATGGAAGCAAGCTAGTGTACTGTCAATGGGTAACATATTCATCCGACTGCAATTagactttaatatattttattcagttACCTAGTAGCAGAAAAATAGTTTGAGCTTCAGGATTGATGCCTATGCTTGATCGAATTAGTTTAAGgttgcgtttggatgttgagttgagttcagttctttataaatattagtgagttgagattgtagagtgagttttgtggagtccacctaaaatgagtttaaatgtgtttggatgttaagatgagtttattagatatattaatgggaagttgaaaaaggttgtgggtcccGTGTATAAAgaagtgttgagttgaaaaaagttgggAGCCTCatgtgtaaagaggttttgaattgagatgagtttagtgatttgagagttgTGTGTTTGGATGctagactcaacttaaaattagattaaattgagttgatcttagttcaTTCCATCaaccaaacggggcctaaaAGACCTTATCATTTGGGtttttcaaatctctctctctctctctctctctctcccccccccccccccccgggggcgCTTTCTCCCCaaaaaaatccacaaacaaTACATTTGATTATGTAACATTGAAATTTTCTCTTGCAGAAAAATTTGGATTTTACACTTAAAGTTATTGGCGGTGACATATCAACAATTCCTGGGCTTTACGATGCTATAGAGGTAGGAGAAAATTCTATTACGTGTAACTATTATTGCACTTTTGCAAGATTTTTTTACACCATCAGGTGCTAATATCTTAGCTGAGTGCTATGAGTTTTCTGTTCTTGTATAAGCAGTTATAAACATACTATAAgagaatatacaaaaaaatcttaattGAGTTTTAAGCTTGTCAACTTTAAGTTTGAACGGGTCTAATCAGAAACCAAAAGTTGCTAGTAATTTTTTCCCAAACTACTTGAAACACTGTCACATTATTACTTAAAATATGACGTGTTTATATGAAAATGCTGTTTAAGATGTTCCGATAACATCTGGTCCTGCACATGAATATGGCTTTGGTAAGTATGGTCCCAATTTTGTAATTCACAGAAATTAGATAAAACATGTTTTGTGCTGTACTTTGCAATTTCATAAGCTTAATGTCCTTTGCAATTCATTaggttgattaaaaaaaaaaatagtaagattCCCCGGTGTGCTCTCACAATATGGAATTGGAGCATAGTGTATACTTATGAGCAAAAGCATCAGCTCATGCTCACTATGTTTTGAACTTGTTCTTAAGATGATGAACTAATTCATAAATTTAACTCCTTGAGTGAAGCTAATTTgtattatttaacattttatgaAGTTGACTAACTTTAGTTTTGGTTATATCCGGAGTCATTgttagtgcatgtttgggattgcggtgGGAAATATAGCTAATAACTTAAgaacttataacttataacttaagtaataagttttactattaaaaagttatttattgtttggtaacTATACGTTTGCCATTGATCAatagaatttgttttttaaaaaaaaaaaaaaactatatgttTAAAGCACTTTCAGACATGTTACGTTTGTctggaaataaattaaaaaagtactttctgaggtagaaatgacaattattttaatttttttaaagattatgatcatatccttgaaagtttgaaagttgtaattatcttgaagttgtatggatattttcgtccattgatggtctttttaaaatttgattacgtTCAGCATTATTCGGAAAAGCAAAGCATCAAATGATGCTTTTCCTCAAATgtactttttagcttatttgagattaaaagtgctttaatatgtaatatccaAACgacctaattttttcattaaagagtttttaagaatattttaagaCTCTTAACACAATTCCAAACAGGTCCTTAGAGCATGACCTTTACTTGGTGTCAAGGTTTTAACCTATAATTATGGGTTAATGTTAAATATGCATATTTGAATTAATCCTTCTATGTTTATATGAAGTGgagaaaaaaggatttgaacTTTGTTTGCACCATGGGAGAAATAAGTTGATTAGTTTTAGTTGGGAAATTTGAGAATAATGTGATAGTATGCTAAATTAAGGGATTTAAATATGTTCTGGTGCCATTTAAAAATGCTTGTGTATGCCATAGTTtgcattttttcttttgcaataaTAAGGTCATGCACTCACTATAGTTTTTCACACCATGAGTAGGTGTATCTTATCTTATATACTGTTTGGATTTGCATTGTAACAAATCTCATCATTAAGAGGAATATGTTTCTGTATACAGGGTACAATACGGGATGCTATAGAAGATACTCTTATGTGGCCTGCTCGAAAAGTTATACCTATTTTGCCTGGGGATTATAGGTAGGCCTACATATGGACAAGGATATGAGTTGAACTTTTAGCAATTGCTTTTATTCTTGTACTAGCCGGGCTTCATATTGCATACAATTTGTGCAATGAATACGCATGCTGATGCATGTAGTTTGCTTAGTCTTCATGTACGCACAGGTAATGCTGGAGGTGATCTTTGCTCATCGATGATCACTGTTCCCATTGATCACTGTGTTGACATACATGCAATTAAGTGACCAAATTAAGAtgttgagagggagagaggagaggtGTTCTTTGCTCATTGGTTATTGTCATTATTAATTAGCTGCCTTGTTGCACATACATTAGGTAGCTAAATTAAGCTGGAGAGGGAAAGATGTGTGGTGGTCTCTGCACATTGATTCATTGTGTGATTTCATTTGGTTTAACAGTTGgttttttggttgtttagtGACCTGGAGTTGAGGCCCGTTGGGATATTAGAGGTGAAGCTTGTGCAAGCAAAGGAGTTAACAAATAAAGATATCATTGGCAAGTCAGATCCCTATGCTGAATTATATGTACGGCCTTTACGTGACAGGATAAAAACTAGCAAAATAATTGTAAGTTCTTCTACTTTTCCTTTATTTCTGTTTTTGCACTTGGGTTTGAAAGAAATCCTATGTTGTTGCTTCAGAACAATGATCTAAACCCAATCTGGAACGAACACTATGAATTTATTGTTGAAGATGCATCCACTCAACATTTGGTGGTGAAAGTTTACGATGATGAGGGGGTTCAAACATCTGAGCTCATTGGGTGTGCTCAAATACGACTAAGTGAACTTCAGCCTGGTAAAGTGAAGGATGTGTGGCTTAAGCTTGTTAAAGATTTGGAGGTCCATAGAGACAATAAATACAGGGGGCAGGTGAGAAGATAAATCCTTTCTTTTGATCATTATGTTTGTTCTTATTGTCTGAATAAAGCTACCTTTATTTTTCGgttggaaattatttttcatgCCTAACTTTGAGAGGTTGCAGTTTCTGTCCCCCACCTGTGCTATTAAATAACCTACAATGTTTTATGTTGTTCTTCTTAAAAGAAGGTTACTTCCcttatcataaaagaaaaaaagaaagttacTTCCTGCATCCACACTGTAAGTGGTTTCTGGGATGGATGATAATCTTGCCAACCTGTCGTCTAGTCCTAGCAATAATTTCTTGAAAAAGCCACAGCTTGTCAAATGTTGGAAACACATCCAAATGGAAACCTGCTTGGTTGCCTCGAGGGTGATAAATTCTAAAATGATTGTGTTTGGGTTGACCCCTGAAGGCTTTAATATATTCACTAATGGAATTGGCTCAACCTGGGATGGCAGAGGTACCCAAAATGCTACGAGTCCGCTGGTTGGTTTGAGATGGCTGAGGATGAGATTTATAACATTGCATCTTGTCCCATTCATGTtaatttcttctttgttttttctttccttctctaaGATACATTTCCCCTTTcgcctcccaaaaaaaaaaaaaaaaaaaaaaaaaagagaaaaaaaaagaaaaaaagaaaaagaaagaacaccCACCCACCTTTATCTGGTTGAGAATAGTCCACTGATATGAATTCCTTGTATCTCTAAATTAGCAAGCCTAGGCGCtcctcttgtatatgtcccgtatacttgggcttttgccttcctttgatcaataaaaatttgtttaccgataaaaaaaaaaaattaatttatacttCTTCTTTGCCGTAGAGGCTTCAATATTCTCTTaagttctattttattttatatatttttttattgaggcCTAAGATATTAGactcttattgttttccttCTAACTATTGGGTGATTTCTCGTGTACCAGATATATGCCTGGTGTCCCTTTGGACTTTTAAGAAAATCAGCTCGCTTTTACTTATATAAAGAAGAAAGTTCGGTTGGCTTTACTTGCATAACAAAAATCGACCGACTTTATAAAGTGTCAAAGAagtattttgtatattttctggAAATAATTTGTCTAAATAAAAAAGCCAATCATGGTTTGACCAACAGTGCCATCCCTGTGAGGTTTCAAAGATGGAAGCTTCTCATCTCTAGAAGATTCTTTGTAGCCACACTCTCACTTCTCTGTCTAAAATCCTAGAAACCAACCTTCATGATCTATAAATTTGACTACTTTGTGTGCATAGCAGGCTCCATCTTTAACTCAATTGGGTCCCTTTGTTGTAGGAGAATTAtcaattgagaaatgatatttgcagtcctACGATGTGCAAGCCCTACTcactaattttgaaaaaagtgggtAAATCTGGAACCCatatgaaaaatcattttttaatagtggatcccacttttttcaaagggagTGGGCGGGGCTTGCACACCCTAGAActatatctagtattactcTGTTTATATTAACCATATTAACTTTCTTCTTTGTGCTTTAGGTGCATTTGGAACTTTTATACGTTCCTATTGGGATGTCGAATGGATATTCCAACCCTTTTGCCCCAGATATTTCAATGACCTCATTAGAGAGGTTTCTCAAAAGTGGGGTGAATGGAACAGAAACTATTGAAAATGAGAGAGGAGTCATAAATAAGAAAAAGGAGGTTATTGTTAGAGGTGTTCTTTCTGTTACTGTGATATCTGCTGAGGAGTTGCCGGCGGTGGATCTATTGGGGAAGGCCGATCCTTATGTTGTAATCACTTTGAAGAAATCAGAAATGAGAAACAAAACTCGGGTAACACCTTGGTTGCCCATTTTATCTTCCTTCACTTGTTTCCTTTATGTTTTTCCCTTGGGCATTTGTTTAGTATCTTTAGTTAAATCCTGGCCCCTTGGGTGTCCCATTCTGGCCTGGTCTTAGACTCTCTCTAGTTACACAGGCTTTAGATTCATTTACAAGTTCCTTTGTTTCTCAGGTTGTGAATGACAGCTTGAATCCAGTTTGGAATCAAACTTTTGACTTTGTTGTTGAGGATGGATTACACGATATGTTAATTCTTGAAGTCTGGGACCACGACACATTTGGAAAGGTATAGATTTTCTacaattatcattatttttacgtttttgtataatttttccATCAAGATGCTCTGAATCCATAGTTCTAACTGGTTGTTGGctcatcatttaaaaaaaaaaaaaaggcgttTTTGGCTCTGGCTTTTGTTTGGTGTCAACTGTGGAAATCCTACCTTAAAaggtgggtgggtggatttTGAATGGACCTTCATTCTGATGTGAGTATGCCATGGTGATATATTTGGATGGAAATGACGTCCTGAAGTGGCTTCGATGGATAATTACTTGTCTAGAATCGCATAATTCAATCTTTGTCAAAGGTGGCTATATCCAAACTGAATCGATGGACCTAGTTACACTGATACGTAGCTATTTAGGGTCACAATATTAGCTAACACAAGTATAGATATGCTTTTGCTTATGGCGGCTTTTATAATGTGCAGGATTATATGGGGAGATGCATCTTGACACTAACTAGGGCTATATTGGAAGGGGAATTCAAAGAGTGCTTCCAGCTAGATGAAGCAAAATCAGGAAAACTGAACTTGCATCTCAAGTGGCTGCCACAGCCAGTTTATCGTGATTCTTGAGTGCTTCTTTTCATCAGCTGATGGCAAGACATTAAATCAAAGAGAATGTACCACTTGCTCGATGTATACCGAGAACATTGCTAACACCGACACTGACACCGACACTGATATGAATTAAACGAGTAATAAAACTTGCACCATATATGTAATTGTTGAATGTACAAAATCTCGTAGCATAAGCCATATGTaaactacttatcaaaaaggcTAGTTGTATATTAGTGAGGTTTTGAAGAAAACACAAGAAGTAGACTCATGGAAATAAAATGACTAATCACTGCATGAGATTTTTACATTCTTAGCAGTGTTTTGGTTTGCATAATTCTGTTTCGCCTGATTTATCGCATAATCTCTCATTTGCAAATTGGTTCTATGAAGTTCCTACATTAAATTTTCGTGTTGTCAAAAGTTGCATCTCAGCTGGATCTTGTGGACAGGTCCCAACTAGCTGATTGCTGTAAATGCTTGAGTTGATTGGTTATGCGAAATGCTGTGCCTTCTGCACCTTTTGGAGTTAATTACAACATCTTGTGAGTGATTGCATTTTACCCTACTACGATCCATCTGGTTGATCCTTAAGTGTGAGGTGATGAAGTTAAATGATCCTACAGAATTCCATCAGTTGGTGCTACATGCAGGCTTTTCAGGTGCACAGGGCAAACTGAGTATTATATTATCGTTTTAAGgttaaatatacaatttttctctTAACCATAATTCAATTTGCAATCATCCTCACACTATCAAGCAGTTGTAATATATCGAATTTTCTTAGAACGATAAAAGTTACAGAAtgatttctttaaataaaatactttctaaaactaattttcaaaaatagttGTTTAAGAAAAAAGACATTTATTTTAACGTTTTTACAATTAATTCTTtacttttaatgtttttcttttttaaaaatttctatatggttttttctttttctttaacattttattattatataattttgataatttttaattttcattgctGCCAATTTGTCATAAGAGTGTCGTGTTCCCATGACAGCTCTAAACAGGCTCGATGGCACAAGCTGAAGAAtgcatatatcatatatgaattGCACACTTTCTAGTTTCAGTTCAGCTGGATAGTGGATACCTGCAATAAGGGTCATTGTGTaaagaataaactgagtgagtTCAGGTTCGGTCTCTGGTCATTTCCTTGGAAAACCATATACGCCATAAGAGGAGCAAGCAGCAAGTCCAGTTGTTAGATGAATACCCTGCAGTTGATCGATCCATACTTGGTATCAACACCAACAGGATCATTAGTAGCTAATACATCAAAAGCACGCACCAGTCACATACCCACTTGCAGGACCCCGCTATGAACCTCCTCTTAAGATCTAGACTCATTCGGGGAAGGTTCAGCCCACAATTCACTAAGTGGGTGGGTGTTGAGAatacctcaacacttctcaacatattctactactatttattactttattatgagaaataatttgtgcagtcggcaaatacagtcggcgtgcagtcgctttggaaaaaataaattaatatgggacctatatgaaaaaaaaaattatttttataacttttttttattcattctgtacaactatgaaaaaaaaaatatttttataattttttttatttattccgtataGCCGACTGCGTCTAGCAAAGcccctttattattattttttatctactttttactactatttaata
The genomic region above belongs to Carya illinoinensis cultivar Pawnee chromosome 4, C.illinoinensisPawnee_v1, whole genome shotgun sequence and contains:
- the LOC122308424 gene encoding synaptotagmin-5-like, which encodes MGFFMGLILGIAVGLTLIVGFVRCENVRSKRRSALATTIATFARMTVEDSRKILAPEYYPSWVVFSQRQKLTWLNLHLTKIWPYVNEAASELIKASVEPVLEQYRPIILSSLKFSKFTLGTVAPQFTGVSIIENGEDGITMELEMNWDGNPNMVLDIKTRFGVGLPVQVKNIGFTGVFRLMFKPLVEEFPCFGAVCCSLREKKNLDFTLKVIGGDISTIPGLYDAIEGTIRDAIEDTLMWPARKVIPILPGDYSDLELRPVGILEVKLVQAKELTNKDIIGKSDPYAELYVRPLRDRIKTSKIINNDLNPIWNEHYEFIVEDASTQHLVVKVYDDEGVQTSELIGCAQIRLSELQPGKVKDVWLKLVKDLEVHRDNKYRGQVHLELLYVPIGMSNGYSNPFAPDISMTSLERFLKSGVNGTETIENERGVINKKKEVIVRGVLSVTVISAEELPAVDLLGKADPYVVITLKKSEMRNKTRVVNDSLNPVWNQTFDFVVEDGLHDMLILEVWDHDTFGKDYMGRCILTLTRAILEGEFKECFQLDEAKSGKLNLHLKWLPQPVYRDS